In the Agelaius phoeniceus isolate bAgePho1 chromosome 11, bAgePho1.hap1, whole genome shotgun sequence genome, one interval contains:
- the HRH1 gene encoding histamine H1 receptor, with the protein MTERPRPGRPLCFSLTKKMSNNTTEASSNAPRALLGLFLGSISLITIVMNILVLCAVRTEKKLQTVGNLYIVSLSIADLIVGAAVMPLNIVDLLSPQWPLGLAACLFWLSMDYVASTASIFNLFILCMDRWRSVQQPLRYLKYRTKMRASLLILGVWLLSFTWLIPILGWHVFANNGNRTVEENKCETEFFEVTWFKVLAAILNFYLPSLLMLWFYCRIFRAVRKHCQHRELSNGSYWSSMEKNTTPQAKMKDEKNICLQEQVLGGNTPTADKQSSPEPKKVEAELNFSHPDGASKGLSNGKVLKWSCFSLTTAKPEPGLDKAGKRGECATKKPGNQEQPGCQDSDSSGASDNHTFTEVAPRAEPSPRGARCPQGRTERRDSKGMTFLRKTWHTLHRHSRSIHWHGNRERKAARQLGVIMAAFMLCWIPYFVLFMVITFHDHKQLSELHRFTIWLGYINSTLNPFLYPLCNHNFKKTFKKILHIH; encoded by the coding sequence ATGACTGAACGTCCAAGGCCTGGACGCCCGCTCTGCTTCTCCCTCACCAAAAAGATGTCCAACAACACAACAGAGGCCTCCAGCAACGCTCCCCGAGCCCTCCTAGGCCTGTTCCTGGGAAGCATCTCCCTGATCACCATTGTCATGAACATCCTGGTGCTGTGTGCCGTGAGGACAGAGAAGAAGCTGCAGACCGTGGGCAATTTATACATCGTGAGCCTCTCCATCGCCGACCTGATCGTGGGGGCGGCCGTCATGCCCCTCAACATCGTGGACCTGCTGAGCCCCCAGTggcccctggggctggcagcctgCTTGTTCTGGCTCTCCATGGATTACGTGGCCAGCACGGCCTCCATTTTCAACCTCTTCATCCTGTGCATGGACCGGTGGCGCTCGGTGCAGCAGCCGCTCCGGTACCTCAAGTACCGCACCAAGATGAGGGCCTCGCTGCTCATCCTGGGGGTCTGGCTGCTCTCCTTCACCTGGCTCATCCCCATCCTGGGCTGGCACGTCTTTGCCAACAACGGGAACAGGACGGTGGAGGAGAACAAGTGTGAGACGGAGTTCTTCGAGGTCACCTGGTTCAAAGTGCTGGCGGCCATTCTCAACTTCTACCTGCCCTCGCTGCTGATGCTGTGGTTCTACTGCAGAATCTTCAGGGCTGTTCGAAAGCACTGCCAGCACCGAGAGCTCAGCAATGGCTCCTACTGGTCCTCCATGGAAAAAAACACCACTCCTCAGGCCAAGATGAAGgatgagaaaaatatttgcctCCAGGAGCAAGTCTTAGGTGGGAACACCCCCACTGCAGACAAGCAAAGCTCCCCAGAGCCCAAAAAAGTGGAGGCAGAGCTTAATTTCAGCCATCCTGACGGGGCTTCAAAGGGCCTGAGTAACGGGAAGGTCCTGAAGTggagctgtttctctctcaCCACAGCCAAGCCCGAGCCTGGCTTGGATAAAGCAGGGAAGAGGGGGGAGTGTGCCACGAAAAAACCTGGGAatcaggagcagcctggctgccaggaCAGTGACTCCAGCGGGGCATCAGACAACCACACCTTCACTGAGGTGGCCCCAcgggctgagcccagccccagaggagcCCGCTGTCCTCAGGGAAGGACAGAGCGCAGGGACTCCAAGGGAATGACATTCCTGAGGAAAACCTGGCACACCCTGCACAGGCACTCCAGGAGCATCCACTGGCACGGGAATAGGGAGAGGAAGGCAGCCAGGCAGCTGGGGGTGATCATGGCAGCCTTCATGCTCTGCTGGATCCCCTACTTCGTGCTCTTCATGGTGATAACGTTCCACGACCACAAACagctctcagaactgcacaGGTTCACCATATGGCTGGGCTACATCAACTCCACCTTAAACCCGTTCCTCTATCCTCTCTGCAACCACAATTTCAAGAAGACTTTTAAAAAGATCCTTCACATTCATTGA